The nucleotide window ACGCGGTCATCAGGTAGTGCCCCAGCAGGTCGAAGGCGTCACGGTGCAGACCCAGGTCGCGGCAGAGGTCGACGAACTCCGGCGTGGTCAGCGGCACCCGGTCGGCGAGTGCGCGGCGCAGCACCGCACGCAGCCCACCGCCGAGCCTCGCCAGCGCATCACCCTCACCCAGACCCAGGCTGTCCTCGTCGGCCACCCGGGCCAGTGCCTCGGCCACGGCCAGCCGAACGACGCGGTCAGGATCAGTAGCGTCCAACGTTTCCCCCTTCCGTGGGCCGGTCTCCCGGCAGTGACCCGGTCGCCCCCAGACGAATCATGAACAAGATTTCGCTGTCGGCCACGAGGGTGGCTAGGACAGCAGACGTAGAACCATTCGGCGCGCTAGCCGGAAAACGAAGTCGAGCTGCCGACACACCGCATTGATTCGCGGGACGGCACGTCGGTGATTGTCGTATGGTGACATTCCCATCTACAGATATTGCGCCTCAGCGTCACCGAATGGTCAGACCAGATCCGACGCCCGCACCCGGTCGCTGCCGTCCCGCTCGCGACGTTCCACTTCACCGCACCGCCGGCAACCACGTGCCGGGTCACCGCCGAGCACCCCGGCACGGCCCGACCCTGCCGCCGGCACCCGTTCCACGACCCGGCGGCACCTCCACCGGACGGAGACAGCGGATGACGTCATCGCCAGTGCAGACCCACCAGTTCGACAGCCGTGACCCGGCGGCCATCCAGGAATTCCTGTCCGCCACGTACGACCCGAAGCTGCGCATTCAGAGCAGGAACGGATACCGGCTCACCCATCAGCGCATGGACACCGGCCCCTTCGCCATCGCGACCACCCGTCAGACCGGACACCTGCAGATCGATGCCAGTACCCTCGGCGGGCTGGTCATCGGTAGTACCCGCACCGCCCGCGTCGATCGCTCCTGTGCCGGATCGGCTCACCGGTTCGGCCCCGGCGACGTCTTCCTCGTCACCAGGCCGGAGGAGCCCTGCGCCGTCCGCTGGCATCCCGGCGAGGTGGAGCTCTGCATACTGGACCTGTCGGTGCTGGCGCAGGTGGCCACCACCGCGCCGGCCCGCCGGCCCGGTCGGATCCAGTTCACCGAGCTCGGTGCCACCAGTACGGCCCTCGCCCGGCAGTGGCGCAACACCACGAGTTTCGTCCGCGACGTCGTGTTGAACAGCCCGACCGCCGGGGCGCAGTCGCTGGTGATCGGCAACGCCGCCCGGATGCTGGCCGCGGCGGCGCTCGCGGTATTCCCCAACACCGCGTTCACCGAACCGACCGCCGCGGACCGGAACGACGCCACCACCGCCACGCTGCGCCGGGCGATAGCGTTCCTGGAGGAGCACGCCGACCGGGACATCAGCGCGGTCGACATCGCCAGCGCGGCCGGCGTCTCCCTCCGGGCGGTGCAACTCGCCTTCCGCCGTCATCTCGGCACCACTCCCATGGCCCACCTGCGTCGGATCCGGCTCGTTCGGGCACACCACGACCTGGTACGCGCCGACCCACGCCAGGAGACGGTCTCGGCGATCGCCAGTCGGTGGGGGTTCGCCAGCCACAGCAGGTTCACCGCGCGATACCACGCCAGCTACGGTGTGCCGCCACGCGAGACGCTGCACACCTGAGGCACGGATGGCCCGCCTCCGCTGACCGGGCGGGTGCAGGACGCCGATCAGCGTTGACCGACGTTCGCCGGTCTAGCCCTGGTCGCGCTCGCGGCTGTCGCGGGCGGTCTGCAACTCGGGCACCGAGGCCTCCAGCAGATCGGCGAGGCCACGCAGTTGCTCGGCGACCCGGGCGCCGAGGGGGGTCAGCGAGTATTCGACGCGCGGCGGGATCGCGGTGAGCACCTCGCGGGTGAGCATTCCGTCCCGTTCGAGGGTCTGCAGGGTCTGGGAGAGCATCCGCTCGCTGACGCCGTCGATGCGGCGGCGCAGCGCGTTGAACCGGTAGCGGCCCTCGCCGAGCGCCAACAGGGCCAGCGAGGCCCACTTCGAGGTGACATCCTCGAAGGCCGCACGGGAGGTGCACCCCCGCGCGAAGACATCGCTGACGAATTCCTGGGTAGGCCCCGCCGGGTCCTGGGCCGGCATGTCGCTCACCTCACCAGCCTATCCCACGCCACTTCTTGGTTAGTACTATAGATTCGTAAGTGCTTACTGGTTTGCCACTACCCTCCGGAGGTTTCCATGCCCACCTATGCCATCACCGGCGCCACCGGCCGGCTGGGCCGCCTGGTGATCGAGCAGCTGCTCGACAGCGGCGTACCCGCCGTCGAGATCGCCGCCATCGTGCGCAGCCCGGAGAAGGCCGCCGACCTGGCCGCACGCGGGATCGAGATCCGCAAGGCCAACTACGACGACCCGTCGACGCTGCCCGGCGCCGTGGCCGGCGTACGCCGCCTGCTGCTCATCTCCGGCGACACTCCCGGTCAGCGCGTCGCGCAGCACACCGCGGTCATCGACGCCGCCAAGCTCGCCGGGGTGGAGCGCCTCGTCTACACCAGCATCCTGAAGGCCGACACCACCGCGAACCCGCTCGCTCCGGAGCACAAGGCCACCGAGGAGGTTCTCGCCGCGTCCGGTCTGGCCCACACGGTGCTGCGCAACAGCTGGTACATCGAGAACTACACCGACCAGCTGCCGCAGTACCTGGGGTCCGGCACGATCCTCGGCGCCACCGGCGGCAGCAAGATCTCCGCCGCGACCCGGGTCGACTACGCCGGGGCGGCCGTGGCCGCGCTGACCCGCGCGGAGGACGGCAACGCCGTCTACGAACTGGGCGGCACCGCGTTCACCTTCGACGAGCTGGCCGAGGCCGTCACCGAGGTGACCGGCACCACAGTCGTCCACCAGGACATGTCCGCCGCCGAGCTGGCCTCGGCCCTGGAGAACGTCGGCCTGGACGCGGGCACGGCCGGTTTCGTCGCCGCGCTCGACCACTCGATCGCCAACGGCGAGCTGGCGACCGACAGCGACGACCTCAGCCGGCTGCTCGGCCGGCCGAGCATTCCGCTGCGCGACGCCATCCGGGCCGCGCGGGCCTGACCCGGGGTCATCGCCGGAGCGGGCGACGGGGGCCCCGGTCGCCGTCGCCCGCCACGCGGTGCAGCTGGACACGTATCCTCGACGGCATGCTCAGGCACGTCGATGAACAGCTCTGCCGGCACCCCGCGCGGTCCGACCTGGACACTCCGGCGTCGGCCCGGTGAGCGACGGCGACTTCGTCGTCCGCGCCGCCGTGCCGGAGGACGACCCCGAGCGGGTCTTCGACGTGCTGTGGCAGCTCGCTCCCGACGACGCACGGCCGGACGCCACCCGGCTGGCCACCGCCTGGCCCGCCCTGCACGCGCAGGCTGGCCGGCGCCTCCTGCTGGCCGTCGCCGGGGACACCTTCGTGGGCACCGTGGACACCCTCGTCGCCCCGAACCTCACCCACGGCGCGCGACCGTACATGCTGGTGGAGAACGTGGTGGTCGCACCCGGATGGCGCCGTCGTGGGGTCGCCCGGGCCCTCATGCTCGCGGCGCTCGACGACGCGGCGGCGGCCGGCTGCTACAAGGTCCAACTGGTGTCGAACGCCGCGCGCACCGAGGCCCATCGGTTCTACGCGTCAATCGGCTTCGCGCAGTCCGCTGTCGGTTACCGCCGATATCTCACCGCCGTGCCGTGACACCGGGCGCGGGCACGCTCCAGCGCCCGGCCGACCGCTCCGCCCGGGGCGCCGGTCCGGAGGGCTGACTGAACGCCGATCTTGGCTAGGCTGATGGGCATGCCCGCACACCATCCGCACCGCCACCACGACGGCCGGAGGTGGGCCCCCGCCGCCGTGCGCCCGATCGAGCCGGCCGGCTGGTGAGTGACGCACCCGTGCCCGCCCCGCGGGGTGGGCCGTCCACACCACCGCGGCACCGCTCGGGTTGGACCGACCGTTGCGACCGACTCGCCCGGTCCCGCCCCTTCGAGATCGCCATCGTCGTGGTCATCCTCGCCAACGGCATCGTTCTCGGCCTGGAGACGTACGACGACCTGAGCCCGGCGGGCACCGCGCTGCACGGGCTGGAGCTGTTCTTCCGGGCCGTCTTCGTCGTGGAGATCGCCGTCCGGCTGGCCGCCTACGGCAGGCGCCCACAGGACTTCTTCCGACACGGCTGGAACGTCTTCGACTTCGTGGTGATCGCGGCGATCTTCATTCCGGGCCTGCACGGCGACCCGGCGCTGCTGCGGGTCGTGCGGGTCGCCCGGATGGTTCGCCTGGTGCGGTTCTCGCCGGGTCTGCGGACCATCGTCTCCGCGCTGTGGCGCAGTCTGCCGGGCGTCACCGGGTTCCTCGCTCTGGCCGTGGTGACGCTCTACGTGTACGGCATGGCCGGCTGGCTGATCTTCGGCAACAGGTATCCGGAGGAGTACGGCGACATCGGCCGATCGCTGCTGACGTTGTTCGTGCTGTTGTCGCTGGAGACGCTGCCGGACCTCATCGAGCAGGGCATGGCGATCTCGCCGTGGACGCTGCTCTACTACGTCAGCTACGTGGTCATCACCGTCAACCTGCTGCTCAACATCCTCATCGCGGTCATCGTGAACTCCATGGAGGAGGCCCGCCGGTTGGAGATGACCGAGCGACTGGCCCCCGGGTACGACGAGGACGGCGACGGCGTACCGGACGAGGTGGACCGCATCGCGCTCACCCAACGGCTGGACGACCTGCGGGCGGTCATCACCGAGCTGGAACGGGAGCTGCGCATCGACCGGGACGACGGGCACGGCCGCCCCCTCCGGGACAACGCCCGCGTCAGACGGTAATCCGACGCTCGCGCTGAGTCTTCGGATTCGGATAGTGTCGGCGGCGGTCCCATCGGCCTTCGGAAGAGGTACCGGCGTGACGACACGTGTCGACAATGCCCAGACCGCCACCGATCCCACGGACACGCTCGGCACGGTGATCGACGACGTGATCCGCCCGAGGGCGCCGATCGTCGACCGGGACGGGGCCTTCCCCCGTCCGGGTGTCGACGCTCTCGCCGCGGCCGGCCTGCTCGGCCTGGCCTCCTCGACCGAGGTCGGTGGCGGCGGCCACGGCATGCGGGCGGTCGCCGAGGTCATCGAGCGGTTGGCCGCCGAGTGCGGGTCCACCGCGATGGTGGTTCTCATGCACTACGCGGCGACCGCCGTCATCGAGGCGCACGGCCCGCGCGACGTCCGCGCGGCCATCGCCGCCGGCGATCACCTCACCACCCTGGCGTTCTCCGAGTACGGCTCGCGCAGCCACTTCTGGTC belongs to Micromonospora ureilytica and includes:
- a CDS encoding helix-turn-helix transcriptional regulator, yielding MTSSPVQTHQFDSRDPAAIQEFLSATYDPKLRIQSRNGYRLTHQRMDTGPFAIATTRQTGHLQIDASTLGGLVIGSTRTARVDRSCAGSAHRFGPGDVFLVTRPEEPCAVRWHPGEVELCILDLSVLAQVATTAPARRPGRIQFTELGATSTALARQWRNTTSFVRDVVLNSPTAGAQSLVIGNAARMLAAAALAVFPNTAFTEPTAADRNDATTATLRRAIAFLEEHADRDISAVDIASAAGVSLRAVQLAFRRHLGTTPMAHLRRIRLVRAHHDLVRADPRQETVSAIASRWGFASHSRFTARYHASYGVPPRETLHT
- a CDS encoding winged helix-turn-helix transcriptional regulator codes for the protein MPAQDPAGPTQEFVSDVFARGCTSRAAFEDVTSKWASLALLALGEGRYRFNALRRRIDGVSERMLSQTLQTLERDGMLTREVLTAIPPRVEYSLTPLGARVAEQLRGLADLLEASVPELQTARDSRERDQG
- a CDS encoding SDR family oxidoreductase, yielding MPTYAITGATGRLGRLVIEQLLDSGVPAVEIAAIVRSPEKAADLAARGIEIRKANYDDPSTLPGAVAGVRRLLLISGDTPGQRVAQHTAVIDAAKLAGVERLVYTSILKADTTANPLAPEHKATEEVLAASGLAHTVLRNSWYIENYTDQLPQYLGSGTILGATGGSKISAATRVDYAGAAVAALTRAEDGNAVYELGGTAFTFDELAEAVTEVTGTTVVHQDMSAAELASALENVGLDAGTAGFVAALDHSIANGELATDSDDLSRLLGRPSIPLRDAIRAARA
- a CDS encoding GNAT family N-acetyltransferase, with protein sequence MSDGDFVVRAAVPEDDPERVFDVLWQLAPDDARPDATRLATAWPALHAQAGRRLLLAVAGDTFVGTVDTLVAPNLTHGARPYMLVENVVVAPGWRRRGVARALMLAALDDAAAAGCYKVQLVSNAARTEAHRFYASIGFAQSAVGYRRYLTAVP
- a CDS encoding ion transporter gives rise to the protein MSDAPVPAPRGGPSTPPRHRSGWTDRCDRLARSRPFEIAIVVVILANGIVLGLETYDDLSPAGTALHGLELFFRAVFVVEIAVRLAAYGRRPQDFFRHGWNVFDFVVIAAIFIPGLHGDPALLRVVRVARMVRLVRFSPGLRTIVSALWRSLPGVTGFLALAVVTLYVYGMAGWLIFGNRYPEEYGDIGRSLLTLFVLLSLETLPDLIEQGMAISPWTLLYYVSYVVITVNLLLNILIAVIVNSMEEARRLEMTERLAPGYDEDGDGVPDEVDRIALTQRLDDLRAVITELERELRIDRDDGHGRPLRDNARVRR